The Triticum aestivum cultivar Chinese Spring chromosome 3A, IWGSC CS RefSeq v2.1, whole genome shotgun sequence genome includes a region encoding these proteins:
- the LOC123060196 gene encoding protein NRT1/ PTR FAMILY 6.1 — MEEPTHTPPRNKAKKEIKSPPPPPLTMSSLSLQRKKLGSHFLESDERRRFYGASAAIGTTPLDIRGAPIPERDLARTGGWVAAFFIFGNETAERMAYYGLSVNMVVFMFKVMHLPFAASANAVNNFLGISQASSVLGGFLADAYLGRYWTIAAFTTLYLLGLIALTLCATLPALAPAQDGCDKLAMLLGGCAPAQRWQMAYLYTALYVTAFGAAGIRPCVSSFGADQFDDRSAGYKRRLDRFFNLFYLAVTVGAIAAFTLVVYIQMHRGWAAAFGALALAMGASNALFFAGTPLYRHKAPGGSPLTRVAQVLVAAFRKRNADFGDGSYVGLYEVAGAKSAIRGSGKIEHTDDFRWLDKAALRLDDDGEEEEEQEEDPWRLCTVTQVEEVKILVRLLPVPACTVMLSVVLTEFLTLSVQQAYTLNTGLLAGAVRLPVTCMPVFPCLAIFLVLALYYQTFAPLARRITGHPHGASQLQRVGLGLVFSILSVAWAGAFERYRRRYAVEHGYLGLFLTPMPGLSAYWLLIQYCLIGVAEVFCLVGLIEFLYQEAPDAMRSVGSAYAAVAGGMGCFMATALNNAVDAATGDPVNGRPSWLAQNINVGRFDYLYWLLAVLSTLNFAVFLYFASIYKYRTPPPTTAGTNGSSKGEVSVVSDHK, encoded by the coding sequence ATGGAGGAGCCAACACATACACCACCGCGCAACAAGGCCAAGAAGGAGatcaagtcgccgccgccgccgcccctcacgaTGAGCTCGCTCTCGCTGCAGCGCAAGAAGCTCGGCTCCCACTTCCTCGAGAGCGACGAACGCCGCCGCTTCTACGGCGCGTCCGCTGCGATCGGCACGACGCCGCTGGACATCCGGGGCGCGCCGATCCCGGAGCGCGACCTCGCGCGCACGGGCGGCTGGGTGGCCGCCTTCTTCATCTTCGGCAACGAGACGGCGGAGCGGATGGCCTACTACGGCCTCAGCGTCAACATGGTGGTCTTCATGTTCAAGGTCATGCACCTCCCCTTCGCCGCCTCCGCCAACGCCGTCAACAACTTCCTCGGCATCTCCCAGGCCTCCTCCGTGCTCGGCGGCTTCCTCGCCGACGCCTACCTGGGCCGCTACTGGACCATCGCCGCCTTCACCACGCTCTACCTGCTGGGCCTCATCGCGCTCACGCTCTGCGCCACGCTGCCCGCGCTCGCGCCGGCGCAGGACGGGTGCGACAAGCTCGCCATGCTGCTCGGCGGCTGCGCGCCGGCCCAGCGGTGGCAGATGGCCTACCTCTACACGGCGCTCTACGTCACGGCGTTCGGCGCCGCGGGGATCCGGCCCTGCGTGTCCTCGTTCGGCGCCGACCAGTTCGACGACCGGAGCGCGGGCTACAAGCGCCGGCTCGACCGCTTCTTCAACCTCTTCTACCTCGCCGTCACGGTGGGCGCCATCGCCGCCTTCACGCTGGTGGTGTACATCCAGATGCACCGCGGCTGGGCGGCCGCGTTCGGCGCGCTGGCGCTGGCCATGGGCGCCTCCAACGCGCTCTTCTTCGCCGGCACGCCGCTGTACCGGCACAAGGCGCCCGGGGGCAGCCCGCTGACCAGGGTGGCGCAGGTGCTCGTGGCCGCCTTCCGGAAGCGGAACGCCGACTTCGGCGACGGCAGCTACGTGGGGCTGTACGAGGTGGCCGGGGCCAAGTCGGCGATCCGCGGCAGCGGCAAGATCGAGCACACGGACGACTTCCGGTGGCTGGACAAGGCGGCGCTCCGGCTcgacgacgacggcgaggaggaagaggagcaggaggaggacccGTGGCGGCTGTGCACGGTGACGCAGGTGGAGGAGGTGAAGATCCTGGTGCGGCTGCTGCCGGTGCCGGCGTGCACGGTGATGCTGAGCGTGGTGCTGACCGAGTTCCTGACGCTGTCGGTGCAGCAGGCGTACACGCTCAACACCGGGCTCCTCGCCGGCGCCGTGCGCCTCCCGGTGACGTGCATGCCGGTGTTCCCCTGCCTGGCCATCTTCCTGGTGCTGGCGCTCTACTACCAGACCTTCGCGCCGCTGGCCCGCCGGATCACCGGCCACCCGCACGGCGCGTCGCAGCTGCAGCGGGTCGGGCTGGGGCTCGTCTTCTCCATCCTCTCCGTGGCCTGGGCCGGCGCCTTCGAGCGGTACCGGCGGCGGTACGCGGTGGAGCACGGGTACCTGGGCCTGTTCCTGACGCCGATGCCGGGGCTGAGCGCCTACTGGCTGCTCATCCAGTACTGCCTCATCGGGGTCGCCGAGGTGTTCTGCCTCGTGGGGCTCATCGAGTTCCTCTACCAGGAGGCGCCCGACGCGATGCGCAGCGTGGGGTCGGCCTACGCGGCCGTCGCCGGCGGGATGGGCTGCTTCATGGCCACAGCGCTCAACAACGCCGTCGACGCGGCCACCGGCGACCCCGTGAACGGCAGGCCGTCGTGGCTGGCGCAGAACATCAACGTCGGGAGGTTCGACTACCTCTACTGGCTGCTCGCCGTGCTCAGCACGCTCAACTTCGCCGTCTTCCTCTACTTCGCCAGCATCTACAAGTACAGAacgccgccgccgaccaccgccggCACCAACGGCAGCAGCAAGGGGGAGGTCTCGGTGGTGTCCGACCACAAGTGA